The following proteins come from a genomic window of Proteinivorax hydrogeniformans:
- a CDS encoding DUF1385 domain-containing protein, translating to MSEKHNFAVGGQALMEGVLFRGAEKTAIAVRKPDGEVFLKSFTQRPLTKKNKIYGIPIIRGAVTLFDALKTGMKMLALSADISEGQEEKSLSKKELGFTMVTAILFSVLLFFVLPTLLSGLVTGGEQSNIYNNLIEGLFRLIIFLGYVLIISRLKEINRFFQYHGAEHMVIHCYEADEELNVENAKKMTTLHPRCGTAFMLLVMVISILFFSLFPWGSMLSRVAIRILAVPLLAGIAYEANRLAYKTSLLKPLLLPGLWLQLLTTKKPDDRQLEVAILSFKAALGEEE from the coding sequence ATGAGTGAAAAGCACAACTTTGCTGTAGGCGGACAGGCTTTAATGGAAGGGGTTTTGTTTAGGGGAGCGGAAAAAACTGCTATTGCAGTGAGAAAGCCCGATGGAGAGGTATTTTTAAAATCATTTACACAAAGACCTTTAACTAAAAAAAATAAAATTTATGGTATTCCTATTATTAGAGGTGCAGTAACTTTATTTGATGCCCTAAAAACTGGCATGAAAATGTTAGCATTATCTGCTGATATTAGTGAAGGGCAAGAGGAAAAGAGTTTATCAAAAAAAGAGCTTGGATTTACAATGGTTACTGCAATTTTATTTTCAGTATTACTTTTTTTTGTATTGCCAACCTTGCTTTCAGGCCTGGTTACAGGGGGAGAGCAAAGCAATATCTACAATAACCTCATTGAGGGGCTATTTAGGCTGATCATCTTTTTAGGGTATGTTTTAATAATTTCAAGATTAAAAGAAATCAATAGATTTTTTCAATATCATGGTGCGGAGCATATGGTAATTCATTGTTACGAAGCAGATGAAGAGCTAAATGTGGAAAATGCAAAAAAAATGACCACCTTACATCCTAGATGTGGTACAGCATTTATGCTCTTGGTTATGGTGATTAGTATTTTGTTTTTTTCGCTGTTCCCGTGGGGAAGCATGTTAAGCAGGGTAGCTATTCGCATTTTAGCTGTACCCTTGCTAGCTGGCATTGCCTATGAGGCAAATAGATTAGCTTATAAAACCTCACTGTTAAAACCATTATTACTTCCTGGGCTATGGCTGCAGCTATTGACTACTAAAAAGCCTGATGATAGGCAGCTAGAAGTAGCCATCTTATCATTTAAAGCTGCCCTAGGGGAAGAAGAATAG
- the prfA gene encoding peptide chain release factor 1 translates to MLEKLQALEERFLEIEKSISDPELVTKDQKKWKKLTKEHADLQETIDKYREYKDVFESYEEAKEIIASKVDDDLVELAKEEISELEQQKQKLEEELKVLLLPKDPNDSKNVIVEIRGSAGGDEAALFANDIFKMYCRYAEGKGWKTEVLNSHYNDIGGIKEITFVIEGEGAYSRFKYESGVHRVQRIPSTESGGRIHTSTITVAVLPEVEDVEVEINANDLRIDTFCSSGPGGQSVNTTQSAVRITHQPTGVTVSCQDEKSQHKNKDKAMRVLRARLVEIYEEEQASEVADERKSQVGTGDRSERIRTYNFPQSRVTDHRIGLTLHKLDGILAGELDQVVDELITADQLEKMKKVD, encoded by the coding sequence GTGTTAGAAAAATTACAGGCATTAGAAGAGCGTTTTTTAGAAATAGAAAAAAGTATTTCTGACCCGGAGCTTGTAACAAAAGACCAAAAAAAATGGAAAAAGCTCACAAAGGAACATGCCGACTTGCAGGAAACAATTGATAAATATAGAGAGTATAAAGATGTTTTTGAGTCCTATGAAGAAGCGAAAGAGATTATCGCCTCTAAAGTTGATGATGATCTAGTTGAGCTAGCAAAAGAAGAGATATCAGAACTTGAGCAACAAAAGCAAAAGCTAGAAGAAGAGCTTAAGGTACTGTTGCTTCCTAAAGACCCTAATGATTCCAAAAACGTTATAGTGGAGATAAGGGGAAGTGCCGGCGGAGATGAAGCGGCACTATTTGCTAATGATATTTTTAAAATGTACTGTCGTTATGCAGAAGGTAAGGGTTGGAAAACAGAAGTCTTAAACTCACACTACAATGACATTGGCGGGATTAAGGAGATTACATTTGTTATAGAAGGAGAAGGAGCCTATAGCCGTTTTAAATATGAAAGTGGTGTTCATAGGGTGCAGAGAATTCCATCCACAGAATCTGGTGGCAGAATCCATACTTCTACTATAACAGTAGCGGTGCTACCTGAAGTTGAAGATGTGGAGGTAGAAATCAATGCAAACGACCTTCGTATTGATACGTTCTGTTCCTCTGGCCCAGGTGGACAAAGTGTTAACACTACCCAATCTGCTGTTAGAATTACTCACCAGCCCACTGGGGTGACAGTGTCTTGCCAGGATGAAAAATCTCAGCATAAAAACAAGGATAAAGCTATGCGTGTGTTAAGAGCTCGATTAGTAGAAATATACGAAGAGGAGCAAGCCAGCGAAGTAGCTGATGAGAGGAAAAGTCAGGTTGGTACAGGTGACCGAAGCGAGAGAATTCGTACCTACAACTTTCCGCAAAGTAGGGTGACCGACCATCGTATAGGACTTACCCTTCACAAGCTAGACGGGATATTAGCTGGAGAGCTAGATCAAGTAGTGGATGAACTTATTACAGCTGACCAACTGGAAAAGATGAAAAAGGTGGACTAA
- the prmC gene encoding peptide chain release factor N(5)-glutamine methyltransferase — MKELTIKEALLRASYVLKDHKIENPYFESQMLLKHVLQCRLIDLSIRDGEKLSEVEQEAFEKMVSKRAKHYPFAYITGKREFMGLEFNVTEDVLIPRPDTEILVEWALSKLELSEGVSKIADVGTGSGAIAITIAKLCENVRVYATEIWGKSIQVASKNAKNLGVSEKTTIYQGDLLQPVIDENLKMDMVLSNLPYISDEDYLNLDKTVKEYEPKRALIGGKTGLELYQNLLPQAFKVLKDNGWIALEIGYDQGETSERLLQESGFKRTKILYDLGGNPRVIVGQKVV; from the coding sequence ATGAAGGAACTAACTATTAAAGAAGCCCTGTTAAGGGCTTCTTATGTGCTAAAGGACCATAAAATAGAAAACCCTTATTTTGAAAGCCAAATGCTGCTAAAGCATGTTTTGCAGTGTCGTTTAATAGATCTATCTATAAGAGATGGAGAAAAATTAAGTGAAGTTGAGCAAGAGGCTTTCGAAAAAATGGTTTCAAAAAGAGCAAAGCATTATCCTTTTGCATACATTACCGGCAAAAGAGAGTTTATGGGGCTCGAGTTTAACGTTACAGAAGACGTTTTAATTCCAAGACCAGATACTGAGATTTTAGTAGAATGGGCATTATCTAAGCTAGAACTTTCAGAAGGAGTTTCAAAGATTGCTGATGTGGGCACAGGTTCCGGTGCCATAGCTATAACCATAGCTAAACTTTGTGAGAATGTGAGGGTTTACGCTACGGAAATTTGGGGAAAATCAATACAAGTAGCTTCTAAAAATGCTAAAAATTTAGGAGTGAGTGAAAAAACCACCATTTATCAAGGAGACCTGCTACAGCCTGTTATCGATGAAAATTTAAAGATGGATATGGTTTTATCAAACCTACCATATATATCAGATGAGGATTATCTAAACCTTGATAAAACTGTAAAGGAATATGAACCAAAAAGGGCTTTAATAGGTGGGAAGACAGGTTTAGAGCTTTATCAAAATCTTTTACCACAAGCCTTTAAAGTTTTAAAAGATAACGGTTGGATTGCTTTAGAGATTGGATATGACCAAGGTGAAACTTCTGAAAGGTTATTACAAGAAAGTGGTTTTAAAAGAACAAAAATACTCTATGACCTAGGAGGAAATCCTCGGGTTATTGTAGGTCAGAAAGTGGTATAA